AATCAGTTCCACCTAATACCCACATCGTGTGCGGTGAACAGCATCCGGTCATCTATGAGTATCTGGAACGTGAGATCACGGCCACGGGGGCGACGATCGAACAAGTAGCAATCCCACAAGAGCACGAGGGGCTACTTGGGGCGGAGACAGCTCACGCGGTGAACCACACTCTTACGGCTGTTGGTGAATCTCCTGTTCCTTCGGATGAGATCCAAGCGTATCTCGAGGAGATTCAGCCCGCATGGACTACTGTCCCGAACGGGCTCATTTTTAATGCAGCGGAGGTGAACGACGTCGAGAGTACTGAAGCGGTTAGACAAGCTCTTGAGAACTCTGATCGTATTACACCATTTGTATTCTTGCGGCCAGACCGACGCGGTCGAACTGCCTCCTTCGTTTCGTACTTCGATCACCTTGCTGACCAGGGGATCATCGACGCTGGATACGTGATGGGTAGTGACAGTTCCGTATTCGCGAAAGAAACGAAGTGCGAGGTCACGGAGATAGACGTTGACGCCGATCCAGAAGCTGTGTTAGACCGGCTGCTCCATCACGATCGGCCCGTGATACTTATGGGGAACACTGTTGACGAGTTCATGCGAGAGATCGATTCAGAAATCGACTCGCGAGCACAGGGCAGATCGGGGGTTGAAAGGCCAGATGAAGTCCCAGTTTCGTAGTTCTCACGCGATTTTTTCATAGCCACCTATTGTGTCTTAATGACTCGCAGCGTTTCTCCCCTTCCCCACTGTTTCCCGGTAAATGACCGAGTGTTTGTACCACAAAAGTACTGGTTCACCTCGAAATGCAGGCGGACCGAGAGCTGCTACTCGCTCGCTCCTGCGGCGTTGGAACCGACCGCTGGCGCTCAAAAATCTACACTGATGAGTGCGTCTCTAGAGTCGGCCGCACCCTCAACAGTGGTAGTCAAGCTGTGGATCCTTAGTCCCCTTCGGAGTCAACGGTAAATACATCGGCTCTATTAGTCGGGTACACTACGGTGACCCAAGCACCTCATTCTGAGCCACTATCAAGCTGAATCGGGGTCGGTACTCGATACCGTTTATTTGCCCCTCAATGGGTGAGGGGCTCGCTGTACTGGAGGGTTCCCGAAACACGGTGAAATGATGGCAACGAGAGATATCTACGAAACTGGCTTCGACGAAGACGTCCAAACGGAGGCGAGCGCGAACCAGTGTCCCGAGTGTGACGGACACGTCACTACGAACGTCAAGGAAACGGTCTGCGAGGACTGTGGACTCGTTATCGAGGAACAACGTATCGATCACGGGCCCGAGTGGCGAGCGTACGATGTAGAGGAGCGCGAGCGAACAGGCGCACCGCTGACTGCGGCCCGCCACGATCGAGGCCTCTCGACGGAGATCGGCCACGGCACTGATGCACACGGGAACGAGCTCTCAGGGCAGAAGCGCCGGCGGCTGGCCCGGATGCGACGTGAGCAGACCCGTGGTCGCTGGCGGTCGAAAGCAGAACGGAATCTCGCACACGGGCTGGGCGAGGTGCGCCGGCTGGCGAGTGCGCTCGAACTCTCCGAGTCGATTCGTGACCAGGCGTGCCAGCTCTTCCGGAGCGCTCAGACCGAGGATCTGCTTCGTGGCAGGTCCATCGAAGCCATCGGCGCAGCGAGCATCTACGGTACCTGCCGATGTAACCAACATCCGCTTCTCCTCGAGGACATCGTCGGCGCCGCCCGAGTCGAGTCCACTCGTGTCACCAACGCCTACCGAACACTGAATCGCGAATTGGAGTTGCCGACACCACCAATACGCCCGGCGTCGTTCATTCCGCGGCTGATCTCGGCGCTGGAGTTGGACCACGACATTCGCCGACGCGCGAATGAACTCGCAGAATGCGCCGAGGAGACAGCTCTCACGAACGGCTGTCAGCCATCGGGCGTCGCGGCCGCCTGCGTCTATCTGGCTGCCCAAGATCAGGGCACGTTGATTACCCAATCCACCGTCGCGTCGGCAGCAGAGGTGTCAGTCGTGACACTCCGAAGCCGGCGGGACGAACTCCAAGCCATCTGAGACGCCTCCGGGAGAAGAGTACCTACATACAGGCAGAGAGTCTACCAAGGAGTATGGACCTCGAAGAGACTGTCGAGTATCTGTCGACAGAACTCGATATCGAGCGGAGTGAGCACGTTCGCGAGGTCGGTCGAGCGGTCGCCGAGCTCCGTGACTGACTCGGTCTCAGGCGGTCAGATTTATCCCGTCGTCGCCGAATCCGTCCCCGCATTTCCTCACCCTTGAGTTTAAATACCAAACCGGGGGAAACGCGGAGCGAATCGATGACTGACCACAACTCAGACCGAGAGGCGTTCCAACCTGTCGGGGAGGGCGCTCTGGTGCCGGACCCAGCGCTGGATCAGCCAGCAGACGGCCAGCCAAGCCGCCAGCGTGAGGCCTCGCATTCGGGTGGGTATCCGGATGGAACTACCGACACGGACCGAGCCTGTATCTCCTGTGGCGCATCGATCCCGGCGTCGCAAGGAAAATGCCGGTTCTGTCTCGAACACGAACTCGACGCCGCGTCAGCGTCGGATGCTGCGAGTTCCGAGCAGACACTCCGTGGTGTGATCCACTTCCTCGTCGAATCCGGGACGTTCTACGGCGCCGTGGCAAAGGGAGCAGCCGCAGCGACACTTCTCACGGCCGGTCACGAGGAGCCGATCGACGACTGTACGCTCATCTACGATCTCGACGACGAGCCCGCACCTCAGCTAACCGAGCGTTGGCCTACGCTCTCCGCTGCTGCCGAGGTGACCTCAGCGGCTGGCGACGCGTTGCTATCAGCGGCCCGTGAGCGGACAGGGGAAGAAGATGGGAGGAACAATCGCACTCAGAAGGAGATTCCACGCGTCTATGACGAGTGTGGCCAGGGAATTCGTGATGAGTCGTCCCTCGAGCACACGCTCGACGACGGCGACCAGCTGTGGATCGTCCCAGCAGTCGCTGTTGAAACAGTTCCTCGTGAAACGGAATCCACCAGTACCGGAGCCGAAATCCCGACCGTGACAGCCCTGGAGTGCCAGCACTGTACGAAAGAAACAGAACATCGATTTAGGACACGCGAGTCGCTCCCTGACGAGACCTGGACGGGCCAACCAATCTGGGAGTGCCAGGTTTGTAGCACAGGTCGCTACGGGCCTGCTCCCGAATAGGGCAGGAACGAGGCCAGTTTTAACCAACAATATCCGGTGTAAATGGATTTTGTTGGTTAATACGGTGAGTACCCTCAAGTCCGACATCAGTCACGACGGGTGTTCATCCGGCCTTGTTCGCAGCGGCCTGTCTCTCGAAGGCCGGTCGCTAGGAGGGGCGATGGCTGATGCAATCCGAGGTTGCAGGGGCCGCTAATAACTCACCGACAGCGATTCGGAACCATCGAGACACACTACAACAGCTGGACGAAGAACACAGGGTGGGCACCAAGGGCAATACACAGACACGAGCGGTATCTCCAAAAAGCAAGGGTTAGATATGCGTTGTAACAGAGGGTATCGACAATGGACGAGGACACGGAGTCAATCGGCTCTGTTGAAATCCTCGGAGGGTTACAGGTTCACATAGTAGTCTGATCGTATGGAAGTCCTCCCGAAGTCGCGGTTGCTCCGGTTCGTTGAGCAGGCGTACCACTTGGCTCGGCGAGCTGTTGCCCGCTACTCCTCGAAGTTCTCGAAACGTCGCTACACACTCCACCAACACATCGTCTTGCTCTGCCTCAAAGTTCGGAAGAATACGACGTACCGGATGCTTCTTGACGAACTCATCGAGATGCCCCGGATTCGAAGAGCCATCGATCTTGAGGAACTCCCGTTGCCCTCAACGCTATGCAAAGCGTTCAACCGACTCGATATGGCAGTCTGGCGGGTTCTTCTTAATCTCTCAGTTACGCTTCTCCCAACCAACGGTGTCGTCGGGATCGACGCTTCCGGGTTCGACCGCAGTCATGCCTCGAAGCACTACACGAAGCGAACGAAGTTGACAATTCAGCAGTTGAAAGTCACGCTTCTCGTGGACACGAGGGTGAATGCTATCCTTGACGTACACGTGACGACAACACGAAAACACGACTCGAAGATCGCGCCGTCGCTCATCAAGCGGAATACCGATTATGTAGCGGTTCTCCTCGGCGACAAAGGATACGATGATCAGAAGATTCGCACTTTAGCCCGTGAAGCTGGTGTTCGACCGCTCATCAAGCACCGCGAGTTCTCGTCTCTTCACAAAGCGTGGAATGCTCGGTTGGATGCCGATCTTTACGGTCAGCGCAGTCAGAACGAGACGGTGAACTCTCGGATTAAACGGAAGTACGGTGCGTTCGTCCGCTCACGGTACTGGTGGAAGCAGTTCCGTGAACTCGTTGTCGGCTGTCTCACTCATAACATCGACAAGGCACTCTGAACGTTAGATATAGAGGGTGTACCTCACAGGCGGGTGAGAAACTCACTGATCTCCGTCAGTAGCGGTGTGACCGATACAGAGATCTCTTCTATTGGAGAGAAAACCCGGGTTCAAAATACATACATGGGTACTGGCCACATTACGACTAATGGAAGAAGATACGACGCCCCGAGAGAAGGATAAACACGGGGCTGACTGGTATCGGACGCTCGTTGAGGAGGTGAATGATCTCGCAACAGTCGTTGATCCCGACGGGACGATAACCTACGTCAGTCCGGCTGTCACACGGGTGCTCGGCTACGACCCCGACGACTTGATTGGTCATGAAGGATACGAGTTTGTCCATCCCGAGGACCGAGAACGAAACGCCGACGCGCTGGAGGCAGTTCTCTCGGACCCATCTGAATCCGAGACTGTCGAGGTCCGGTTCCGCCACGCCGACGGCTCGTGGCGCTGGATCGAAGCCACAATGCGGAATCGACTTGACGACGACATCATCGATGGGATCCTCCTTAGCAGTCGGGATATCACGGAGCGAAAGGAGTACGAGGCCGAAGCCCGGGAACTTGCCGAAGAGTACGAAGCCCTGTTGAACAACGTCGAGGATGCCATCTTTCTCATCAACGTCGAAAAACGAGAGGAGAGTGTCCGATTTGAATTCGAACGCCTCAGTCCCTCCTACGAGCGGCAAACCGGAATTATAACAGAGGACGTACAGGGCCAGACACCGCGTGATGTGTTCGGCGAGGAGCAGGGGGCTGAGTTAGAAGCGAACTACCACCGCTGTGTCAACGCCGGCGAGCCTATCTCGTATCAAGAGGAGCTCCGGGTAGATGAGGGAGCACGTTTCTGGCAGACGAAACTCGCGCCGGTGGTCAATGACGGTGAAATCACGCGCCTGATCGGGGTCACTCGGAACGTGACTGAACGCGTCGAACGAGAGCGACAATTACGTCAGCAGAACGAGCGCCTCGAAGAGTTTGCAAGTGTTGTTTCCCACGATTTGCGGAACCCGCTCAATGTCGCACAAGGTCGTGCAACGCTCCTCGACGAGCAGGTCGAAAGTGATCATCTCAAGCCACTTGTCCGAGCGCTCGACCGGATGGAGGCAATCGTTGAGGACACGTTGACGCTTGCTCGTCAGGGCGACACGATTAGCGAAACCGAGTCGGTCAGCCTGACTGACCTCGTCGGGAAGTGCTGGGGGACAGTAGACACGGAGGACGCAAATATCGAGATCGTCGATGAGATGACTTTCGAAGGTGATCCCGATCGGCTACGGCACGTGTTCGAGAACTTGTTCCGCAACGCTGTTGAACACGGTGGGTCCGACGTGACCGTCCGTGTGGGTTGTCACGATGAACAGGGAATCTATGTTGAAGACGATGGGCCAGGAATTCCAGTCGAAAAGCGTGACGAAGTGTTCGAGCCTGGTCATTCGTCAGCACGGGGTGGGACTGGTTTCGGGTTGACCATCGTAAAACGGATTGTGGAAGCCCATGGCTGGGAATTGTC
This genomic window from Haloplanus sp. GDY1 contains:
- a CDS encoding transcription initiation factor IIB, translated to MATRDIYETGFDEDVQTEASANQCPECDGHVTTNVKETVCEDCGLVIEEQRIDHGPEWRAYDVEERERTGAPLTAARHDRGLSTEIGHGTDAHGNELSGQKRRRLARMRREQTRGRWRSKAERNLAHGLGEVRRLASALELSESIRDQACQLFRSAQTEDLLRGRSIEAIGAASIYGTCRCNQHPLLLEDIVGAARVESTRVTNAYRTLNRELELPTPPIRPASFIPRLISALELDHDIRRRANELAECAEETALTNGCQPSGVAAACVYLAAQDQGTLITQSTVASAAEVSVVTLRSRRDELQAI
- a CDS encoding IS5 family transposase — protein: MEVLPKSRLLRFVEQAYHLARRAVARYSSKFSKRRYTLHQHIVLLCLKVRKNTTYRMLLDELIEMPRIRRAIDLEELPLPSTLCKAFNRLDMAVWRVLLNLSVTLLPTNGVVGIDASGFDRSHASKHYTKRTKLTIQQLKVTLLVDTRVNAILDVHVTTTRKHDSKIAPSLIKRNTDYVAVLLGDKGYDDQKIRTLAREAGVRPLIKHREFSSLHKAWNARLDADLYGQRSQNETVNSRIKRKYGAFVRSRYWWKQFRELVVGCLTHNIDKAL
- a CDS encoding PAS domain S-box protein, whose translation is MEEDTTPREKDKHGADWYRTLVEEVNDLATVVDPDGTITYVSPAVTRVLGYDPDDLIGHEGYEFVHPEDRERNADALEAVLSDPSESETVEVRFRHADGSWRWIEATMRNRLDDDIIDGILLSSRDITERKEYEAEARELAEEYEALLNNVEDAIFLINVEKREESVRFEFERLSPSYERQTGIITEDVQGQTPRDVFGEEQGAELEANYHRCVNAGEPISYQEELRVDEGARFWQTKLAPVVNDGEITRLIGVTRNVTERVERERQLRQQNERLEEFASVVSHDLRNPLNVAQGRATLLDEQVESDHLKPLVRALDRMEAIVEDTLTLARQGDTISETESVSLTDLVGKCWGTVDTEDANIEIVDEMTFEGDPDRLRHVFENLFRNAVEHGGSDVTVRVGCHDEQGIYVEDDGPGIPVEKRDEVFEPGHSSARGGTGFGLTIVKRIVEAHGWELSITDGTDGGVRFEIEMAKQKDFA